One genomic segment of Micromonospora sp. WMMC415 includes these proteins:
- a CDS encoding alpha/beta fold hydrolase, which yields MKRATLWPDDVLPEHSVPPPWPGREVRLDGTVTYVRETPATAPGAEPALYVHGLGGSSQNWTDLAGLLAHRLDGQAIDLPGFGRSEPGRRYTVPSFAQRVVRWIEHSGRGPVHLFGNSLGGAISVQVAAARPDLVRTLTLISPALPFLDFRRSLQGRMLPLLAIPRGERLAAWRLAQLAPEVMAQQVIEACVADVSRISEQRRREALEEIRVRYEAAHYAAAYVRTFRGLVSCFLRSYLPGSGSMWRLAGMVRAPTLVIGGRHDRLVDVRVAPQAARAIPDSRLLMLDGVGHVAQLEVPRLVARAVLPLLAETGDSAKRPDMAG from the coding sequence ATGAAGCGCGCCACCCTCTGGCCGGACGACGTGCTTCCCGAGCACTCCGTCCCGCCCCCCTGGCCCGGTCGCGAGGTACGCCTCGACGGCACCGTCACGTACGTCCGGGAGACTCCGGCGACCGCGCCCGGTGCGGAGCCGGCGCTGTACGTCCACGGCCTCGGCGGCTCCTCGCAGAACTGGACCGACCTGGCCGGCCTGCTCGCCCACCGGCTGGACGGGCAGGCCATCGACCTGCCGGGCTTCGGCCGCAGCGAGCCGGGCCGTCGCTACACGGTTCCCTCGTTCGCGCAGCGGGTGGTCCGCTGGATCGAGCACTCCGGCCGTGGCCCGGTGCACCTGTTCGGCAACTCGCTGGGCGGCGCGATCTCGGTGCAGGTGGCGGCGGCACGCCCGGACCTGGTCCGGACGCTGACCCTGATCTCACCCGCCCTGCCGTTCCTCGACTTCCGGCGATCGTTGCAGGGCCGGATGCTGCCGCTGTTGGCGATCCCCCGGGGCGAGCGGCTGGCCGCCTGGCGGCTGGCGCAGCTGGCGCCCGAGGTGATGGCCCAGCAGGTGATCGAGGCGTGCGTCGCCGATGTGAGCCGGATCAGCGAGCAGCGCCGCCGGGAGGCGCTGGAGGAGATCCGGGTCCGCTACGAGGCCGCCCACTACGCCGCCGCGTACGTCCGGACGTTCCGAGGGCTGGTCTCCTGCTTCCTGCGGTCCTACCTGCCCGGCTCCGGGTCGATGTGGCGGCTGGCCGGCATGGTGCGGGCGCCGACGCTGGTCATCGGTGGCCGGCACGACCGCCTGGTGGACGTGCGGGTCGCGCCGCAGGCCGCCCGCGCCATCCCGGACAGCCGGCTGCTCATGCTGGACGGGGTCGGTCACGTCGCCCAGCTCGAGGTGCCGCGCCTGGTCGCCCGCGCTGTCCTGCCGCTGCTCGCCGAAACGGGGGACTCCGCGAAGCGGCCCGACATGGCAGGCTGA